Proteins from one Poecile atricapillus isolate bPoeAtr1 chromosome 6, bPoeAtr1.hap1, whole genome shotgun sequence genomic window:
- the CCDC186 gene encoding coiled-coil domain-containing protein 186, producing the protein MEEYLPEMQSTLEPVSLADDASFKSPDNEKADKTPGMEECPIISCTGGDASVLERELSSLSSDQDAAAVGINSSGAPAEGQQQCGRAGSSANAHCERKAESPTKPEHLPSEELERHHPKTNQTEQSLMEILQDLREESDFVKKSSDKIYSESPYDTDCTKKLISTIHQTSSQEDLLREIESELLSTDFSKEPKLPNGVQKGEHALAVFEKCVQDKYLQQEQTITKLIKENKKHQELILEICSEKDNLKDELKKRTETEKQHLSIIKQLEARIEELNKEVKASKDRLVTQDAAAKNTIQQLHKEMAFRMEQANKKCEEARHEKETMVMKYVRGEKESLDLRKEKEVLERRLRDANKEIEKLTNKIKQLSQEKGRLHQLFETKDGEATRLNREIEKLKEEINSHVIKVKWAQNKLKTEMDSHKETKERLKDAMTKLTEAKEEGDQIRKNCQEMIKSYQESEEIKSNELDAKFRVTKGELEKQIQEKSDHLEVHHAKIKELEDLKRTFKEGMDELRTLRTKVKCLEDERLRTEDELSKYKEIINRQKSEIQNLLDRVKTVDQLQDQHQRDEQEINALKEEIDGFNSLVADLQKDIEGSRKRESELLIFTEKLTSKNAQLQSENNSLQSQLDKLSYSERELQNQLECVQQTKGDLAIKLQKEEDQRKSEVETLQAQLASEQEEVSALKTHVDELKDDLATQKRKHAANLKDLTKQLQLARRKLDQMENGNYDKEVSSMGSRSSSSGSLNARSSNEDRSPENTGSAVAVDSFPEVDKAVLVERILRLQKAHARKNEKMEFMEDHIKQLVEEIRKKTKIIQSYILREEAGTLSSEASDFNKVHLSRRGGIMASLYTSHPADSGLTLELSLEINRKLQAVLEDTLLKNITLKENLQTLGTEIERLIKHKHDLEQRIKKT; encoded by the exons ATGGAGGAATATTTACCAGAAATGCAGAGCACACTGGAGCCAGTCAGCTTGGCAGATGATGCCTCTTTCAAGTCCCCAGATAATGAGAAGGCTGACAAAACACCTGGAATGGAGGAGTGTCCAATCATCAGTTGCACTGGAGGTGATGCCTCTGTCTTGGAAAGGGAATTGAGTTCATTGTCCTCGGATCAGGATGCAGCAGCTGTTGGCATCAACAGCAGTGGGGCCCCAGCAGaaggacagcagcagtgtggcAGGGCAGGCTCCTCTGCCAATGCCCACTGtgaaagaaaggcagaaagccCCACAAAACCGGAACATCTACCTAGTGAAGAACTTGAACGACACCATCCAAAAACTAACCAGACAGAACAATCATTAATGGAAATATTACAGGATCTAAGGGAGGAATCTGACTTTGTGAAAAAATCGAGTGATAAAATCTATTCAGAAAGCCCTTACGACACAGACTGCACAAAGAAGCTTATTTCCACAATACATCAGACTTCCTCACAGGAGGATTTGCTAAGGGAAATAGAGTCTGAGCTCCTCTCCACAGATTTTTCGAAGGAACCAAAGCTCCCCAATGGTGTGCAGAAGGGTGAACATGCCTTGGCTGTGTTTGAAAAATGTGTACAAGATAAATACCTGCAGCAAGAACAAACTATTACAAA attgattaaagaaaataaaaagcatcagGAACTGATTTTGGAAATTTGCTCAGAAAAGGACAACTTAAAAGATGAGTTGAAAAAAcgaacagaaacagaaaagcagcaccTCAGCATTATTAAACAG CTGGAAGCAAGAATAGAAGAGCTTAATAAAGAAGTGAAAGCTAGCAAAGACAGACTTGTAACTCAAGATGCAGCAGCCAAAAATACTATTCAGCAGTTGCATAAAGAGATGGCCTTTCGAATGGAACAG GCAAATAAGAAATGTGAGGAAGCTCGCCATGAAAAGGAGACCATGGTGATGAAATATGTCCGAGGGGAGAAGGAGTCACTTGACCTCCGAAAGGAAAAGGAGGTCCTTGAGAGAAGACTGAGAGATGCaaacaaagaaatagaaaagcttacaaataaaattaaacaactTTCTCAGGAAAAAGGAAGATTACACCAGCTCTTTGAAACTAAG GATGGTGAAGCCACTCGACTCaacagagaaatagaaaaattgaAGGAAGAAATCAATTCTCATGTTATCAAAGTAAAATGGGCTCAGAACaaattgaaaacagaaatggatTCACACAAG GAAACCAAAGAACGTCTCAAAGATGCAATGACAAAATTAACTGAAGCAAAAGAAGAAGGAGATCAGATAAGGAAAAACTGTCAAGAAATGATAAAATCCTATCAA GAGTCAGAAGAAATCAAATCAAATGAATTGGATGCAAAATTCCGAGTAACTAAAGGAGAACTAGAGAAACAAATTCAGGAGAAGTCTGATCACCTGGAG GTGCAtcatgcaaaaataaaagaactggAAGACTTGAAGAGAACATTTAAGGAAGGCATGGATGAGCTTCGAACACTGAGAACAAAG gTAAAGTGTCTAGAGGATGAGCGCTTAAGAACAGAAGATGAGTTATCCAAgtataaagaaataataaatagacAGAAAAGTGAAATTCAGAATTTGCTGGACAGAGTCAAAACTGTAGATCAGCTGCAGGATCAACATCAGAG AGATGAACAAGAAATCAATGCTTTAAAGGAAGAAATAGATGGTTTCAATTCTCTGGTTGCTGATCTTCAGAAGGACATTGAAGGTAGTCGGAAAAGAGAATCTGAGCTATTGATATTCACTGAGAAATTAACCAGTAAGAATGCACAGCTTCAGTCTGAAAACAATTCCTTACAGAGCCAGTTGGATAAGCTTTCTTACAGTGAAAGAGAGCTGCAGAATCAGCTGGAATGTGTTCAACAGACTAAAGGTGATCTG GCCATCAAGTTACAGAAGGAGGAGGATCAGCGAAAATCCGAGGTTGAGACCCTGCAGGCTCAGCTGGCCTCAGAGCAGGAAGAAGTGTCAGCACTGAAGACCCACGTGGATGAACTGAAGGATGACCTGGCTACCCAGAAACGCAAGCACGCAGCAAACCTGAAAGACCTCACAAAACAACTTCAGCTAG CACGGAGGAAATTGGATCAGATGGAAAATGGTAATTATGACAAAGAAGTCAGCAGCATGGGGAGCCGTTCCAGTTCATCAG GGTCCCTGAACGCGCGGAGCAGCAACGAGGATCGGTCTCCTGAGAACACTGGCTCTGCAGTGGCTGTGGACAGCTTCCCAGAGGTGGACAAGGCTGTCTTGGTTGAAAGAATACTAAGGCTGCAGAAGGCACATGCTCGAAAAAATGAGAAGATGGAGTTTATGGAGGATCACATTAAACAGCTGGTGgaggaaatcaggaaaaaaacaaa AATTATTCAGAGTTATATTTTGCGGGAAGAAGCTGGAACACTGTCATCAGAGGCCTCTGACTTCAACAAAGTACACTTGAGCAGGCGTGGTGGGATTATGGCATCTCTGTATACATCTCACCCTGCAGACAGTGGGCTCACTTTGGAGCTCTCCTTAGAGATAAACAGGAAGCTTCAGGCTGTGTTAGAAGATACGTTACTGAAGAATATCACACTGAAA GAAAACCTGCAAACTCTGGGGACAGAAATAGAACGACTTATTAAACACAAGCATGATCTGGAACAGAGAATAAAGAAGACATAA